The DNA sequence AAACTGAATTCTGACATTGATTCCGGCCATAAAAGTACACTGCTGGTTCAGTTGGGAAATATTTCGCAACGTGTTGGACACTCCTTAAACATTGATCCAAAAACAGGACATATACTTGACGACAAGGATGCCATGCAATTTTGGCAACGCAGCTACGAAAAGGGCTGGGAAATAAAATTGTAACGAAGAAATCAGAGAAAATTTTAATCAGGAGAAAAATTTCCTCCCCCTTTTTATGGGTACAGGAACGCTCCATAAGTTTTGAAACGATGAACACTCGAAGATCATTTATAAAAACTGTGAGTACGGGGACTGCCCTTTCTACCCTGACATTTTCAACTGTTGGAGCCACTGCTTCCCGCCTGATTTCTGAAAATCTTTCCGGAGAAAAACCCATTCGTATTGGCATTATTGGTGCCGAGAATTCGCATACGGTCGGATATGGAAAGCTTTTCAATATCGATAAAAAATTTCCGGGAGTAGAGCTTAAATATGTATGGGGCGAAACGGAAGAGTTTGCAAAAGAGTCTATGACCAAAGGCCAAATCCCATATATGGTGAAAGATCCGTTAGAAATGCTTGGAAAGATCGACGCACTGATTGTCGACCACCGGCACGCCAAATATCATTTAAAAGCAGCAGAACCATTTGTAAAAGCAGGTATCCCAACCTTCATTGACAAACCTTTTTGTTACACGGTTGCTGAAGGAAAAGAATTTCTGGAAATGGCCCGGGAAGCTGGCACTCCGGTTTCATCATACAGCACCATTGCACATACAGATTCGACATTCGATATAGTTGATCAGATAAAGTCGCTTGGCGAATTCAACAATATTATACGCAATGGCCCGGCTGATATTGAATCTCCCTATGGTGGAATATTCTTTTACGGTGTGCATCTGGTACAACCGCTGATGTATATGTTTGGCGAAGATATCAAAGTGGTAAAAATCAATAAATATGGGAAAAAAGCAGGAGCTGTTCTGATTTTTGAAAGTGGTTTACAGGCCAATCTGGTGTTCAATACGCTTCACTACGGTTGGGAAACATATGTGGAAACAAAAAAAGGAATTGTTGAACTCAAATCAAGGGTTCAGGAATCCGTACCTGAAAGATGTTACCGCGATATGGTCGAAATGTTCCGTACCGGAAAAGAGCCACTCAGCCATGAAAGTATCTTAAAACCGATAGCAGTACTCGAAGCAATGGAAAAATCAGTTTCAAGTGAAAAATGGGAAGAGGTAAAAATGTGAGAATAAAAAACAAGAATATGAATTACTCTTTTCCACATAAAATCCAGCAATCAATTGTTTTATACTTAATACTGACAATGAACGTTTCCTTTGCCCAGACCAAAATTGAAGGCTTGTTATACCTCAACAAAAAACCTGTTTCCGTAGAGATAAAAGACGGAAATATCATTAGTGTGCAGCAAATCGATAAATATACCGACGAAAGTAATCCGGTTTACATTGCACCAGGACTGATTGATCTTCAAATCAATGGATACATGGGTATCGATTTCTCAGATCAGAATTTAAATACTGAAGGAATAAGAAAAGCTGTAAAAGCCCTTTGGAAGCAAGGAGTGACGTCCTTTCTACCTACTTTGATTACAGCTGATCAGGAACATCTCAGAAATAGTTTTTCGATTCTTGCAAAGGCATTGGATGATGAAGAAATTGGCCTGTCAGTCCCTGGATTCCATCTCGAAGGGCCATACATCTCTCCTGAAAAGGGATTTCGCGGGGCACATCTGGAAAAATACATCAGAAAGCCTGACTGGAATGAATTTCAGGAATTACAGAAAGCTGCGCACAATGGCATTAAACTAATTACTGTTGCTCCTGAAATAGAAGGAGCTATTTCGTTTATTCAAAAATGCAGTCGTGAAGGAATTGTTGTTTCACTTGGACATCACAATGGAAATGCACAGCAAATTAAACTGGCAACAGATGCCGGAGCCTCCCTGTCTACTCATTTGGGCAATGGTTGTGCAAACCTGATCGACCGTCACAATAATCCTCTATGGCCGCAACTTGCCGACGATCGTCTATCGGTAAGTCTTATTGTTGACGGATTTCATTTGAATCAGGAAGAGGTACAATGTTTTTACAAAATCAAAGGAATCAACCGCACTATATTGATTTCAGACGCACTCGATCTTGCAGGACTTGAACCCGGAGAATACACCAGATGGGAAAGAACTGTGGTTTTAACTCCTGATGTTGTGAAATTTCCGGCAGAAAATGTGTTGGCTGGAGCTGCCTCTCCCATTACCGCCGGTGTATCAAATATGATGAATTTCACACAATGCAGTCTCGCCGATGCCATTCAAATGGCCAGTACCAATCCGGCCAGGCTAATTGGGTTGAAAAACCTTGGGGAAATTAAGCCAGGGATGCGGGCTGATTTAATTGTATTTAAAATGGAAAACTCGAAAATTGTTATTCAGAAAACCATTGTTGCCGGCAAAGTAGTTTATTCAAACCATTAATTATTATTTGATAATTATTCACACAACAGTCAAATGAATATGAAAGAACAAACCCAAAGTATTGGAAATTATCGTTATCGAATTCTGGCACTGGTATTTATGGCCACTACGATTAATTATTTTGACCGTAGTATTGTTGGTGTAATGGCCCCAACCTTGCAAAAACTTTTCGACTGGACAAATAAAGACTATGCGGCGATCATGGTCTCCTTCAAAATTGCCTATGGTATAGGATTGCTGTTCATGGGAAGCATTATTGACCGGCTTGGCACCAAGATAGGATATACTATTTCAATTGTAGTCTGGAGCATATTCGGAATGCTGCATGCTGTAATCAGGCCGGCTTTCAGTTTAATTGGATTTATTACGGCCCGGTTCGGACTTGGAATTGGCGAGTCGGGAAATTTTCCTGCCGCAATTAAAACTGTAGCAGAGTGGTTCCCCAAAAAGGATCGGGCTTTTGCCAACGGCATTTTTGATGCATCAACCAGCGTTGGGGCAATTTTAGCCCCGTTCATTGTTGGAGCCATTGTTTCCCTCGAAGGAGATAACTGGCAAATACCTTTTCTTATTACAGGTGCGCTTAGTGCTTTGTGGGTATTTTTATGGATGAGAACCTATCAAAAACCGGAAGAACATCCAAAATTATCAAAAGAGGAGTTAGCCTATATTAACAGCGATTCTGAAGAGGAGACAACAGAAAAAATTCCCTGGTTAAAATTATTACCAAAGAGGGAGACCTGGGCTTTCTCATTAACTACACTAACTGATGGCGTTTGGTGGTTTTATCTTTTCTGGGGTGCGAAATTTCTTGCAGAACAGTTTGGAGTAGACATTAAAAACATAGGACTTCCTTTTCTGATTATTTTCCTGATGGCTGACGCAGGGAGTCTGCTTGGGGGGTATTCCTCTGGTGCATTAATAAAAAAAGGCTGGTCAATCAATAAGGCCAGAAAAATAACCATGCTGGTTTGTGCCATTATTATTTTACCAGTAAGCTTGGTACCGGTTATTACAAGCAAATGGATAGCAGTCTTTTTAATTGGTCTTGCTGCTGCAGGACATCAGTCATGGTCAATCAATGGCTATACGTTGGTTCCGGATGTTTTTCCCAAGAAAGCAATCGCTTCTGTGATAGGAATAGGAAAAATGATTGGGGTGGCAGTCGCGATAATTGCGGATATTGCCTTAGGGGCAGTACTTGATACCGCCGGTAATTCAGGCTATTTCTGGGCATTCATGATCGCAGGGTTCTCTTATATCCTCATCTTGGGATTTGTACATCTGTTGATGCCAAAGATGACCCCATTGGATGACAATTTGAATTATATAAATAATAAATAACTTTTTTAAATAACAACAAGAATATGGAAATTGTAATTTTAAAAAACAAGCAAGCTCTTGGTGAAATAGCCGCCCATAGGGGTGCAGAATTGATTCGTAAAGCTATCCTCGACGGGGGCATGGCCAACATCATTGTTGCTACAGGTGCATCGCAGTTCGAAATGCTAAACGAGTTGGTAAAAGAGGATGTTGACTGGTCGAAAGTCACTGCTTTTCACCTGGATGAATACATCGGCATTTCTGAAATGCACCCTGCATCATTTCGGAAATATCTAAAAGAACGATTTGTAGATATTGTATCCCCGAAAATGTTTCACTATGTAAATGGAGAAATTAATCCGGATGAAGAGTGCAAAATCCTGGGAAATCTAATCAGCAAACATCCAATTGACGTAGCTTTTGTGGGAATTGGCGAAAACAGTCATTTAGCATTCAATGATCCACCAGCTGATTTCGAAACGGAAGAAGCCTATCTTGTGGTGACATTGAACGAAGCCTGTCGCCGCCAGCAATTGGGTGAAGGTTGGTTTCCCACAATTAGCGATGTTCCTGAAAAGGCAATCAGTATGTCTATCAAGCAGATCATGAAATCGAAAGCCATTATCTGTTGTGTCCCCGATTTACGAAAGGCAGAGGCGGTCAAAAAAACGGTTGAAGGTTCAATTTTACCAGCAATTCCTGCATCGATCATGCGGTGCCATGAGGTTGTATGGCTTTATCTTGATAAAGATTCAGCCTCGATGCTATCCTGAAATGCAAACGATTATACATTTAAAGCATCATAACTCTTTAGAAAATATCAATTTATGTAAACAAATGACAACAGGTGTTATGTATTCATTATTCTACCTGGACTCCTCATCTCCACCTATGATAAAATCATGGATTTCAGAAATGAATTAATATACCTAATGATAAAATTGATTATGAAGAATTAATTTAAAATTAAACATTATTATTATCATGGCTTCATCTAATAGTTATAAATCGGATGTCCTTTCAGTAAATGCTACCGAAGCATCTCTTGATAAAAATGGATTAGAAAAAGTGATTGGAATGGGTGTTCGGCTCGCTTCACTGGATTTCTACAGAGGACTGGTGATGGTGCTTCTAATGCTTGAAGCCTCGGGCTTATACGATCATATATTCAATATGACCACGCCGGGTTCTTTTTTACATTCGATAGCCAATCAATTTAAGCATTATCCCTGGCATGGATTACATTTCTGGGATTTGATACAACCAGCTTTCATGTTTATTGCCGGTACTGCCATGGCTTTCTCACTTACCAGGCAAATGACAATGGGACGTTCGTGGAATCAACAGGCTAAACATGCTTTTAAACGGAGCTGGTGGTTGTTTTTTTGGGGTGTGTTTGATTATGCTGTACGAGGAGATCATTTATCCTTCGAACTTTGGGATGTATTAACACAATTATCTTTTACCATGCTGGTGGCATTTCTCGTTTTTCGCTGGAAGGCTGGTTCCCAGATACTTTTGAGTATTGGTTTATTAATACTGACTGAATTTTTGTATCGGTTTATACAAATCCCCGGTTTTGATCAACCTTTTACCGATCAGCATAATTTTGGTAATTATATTGATCTGATATTAATGAATAAGATCAATTCCGGAGGATGGGTTGCTATAAATTGTATCCCCACCGCCGCACACACAATATGGGGCCTGGTAGCCGGGAAATGGCTGCTTACTAAGCCCGATAATAAAAGCAAAATTGCCCCTGTTATTATTCTTGGAGCACTTGCTTTGTTGGTAGGTTATGGCCTCGACATTGCAGGTATCACCCCAATTATTAAAAAAATTGCAACTTCTTCTTTTACACTTGTTTCCGGCGGCTATTGCTTGCTGGCATTGGCGTTTCTTTATTTTTGGATTGATGTAATGAAACATACCCGGTTTCTTCCTTTTTTTACTATTGTTGGAATGAACTCTATTTTTATTTATCTATTCTTCGAAATCGTGGTAAATCGATGGCTTTCCGATTATATCAATACGATTGTAAATGGTGTTATATCGCCAATTGGCATATCACAAGCAGCAATTGCAATCATTGGTGCACTTGCAATATTTATGGTTGAATGGTATTTGTGTTTCTGGCTCTATAAAAAGAAGATATTCTTTAAGTTATAAAATTCAACTAAAATATTCAGGAAATAACTTTTGACCTTGGATATAAACTAATATTAAACCAATAAAAATGAAAAACAATCGCAGAGACTTTTTAAAAATTACCGGGCTTACAGGAATTAGCCTGGTGGGTTCACGTTTATTCGGAAATACTGCCGGATTAAGTTCTGATATGCATGAATCTCAGGATTCCGGTATCCAAAGATTTAATATGTGCGGATATTCAGCGCCAAAAATAAATACTGTCCGCGTTGGCTTTATAGGTTTAGGCCAAAGGGGGCCTGAACATTTGAAAAATATGACTAAAATGGAGGGGGTTGAAATTAAAGCATTGTGCGACATACGCCCTGAAGTTGTTGACAGTGCCAAAAAGAGCATTGAAGGTTCTATCCATAACCCTGCCATCTATACCGGAAATGAAGAAGAATGGAAGAAACTATGCGACCGCAAGGATATTGATTTGGTATTCATTGCTACCCCCTGGGATATGCATACGCCAATGGCCGTTTATGCTATGGAACAAGGCAAACATGTGTGTTTAGAAGTTCCGGCTGCCGTTACAATTGAAGAATGTTGGCAATTGGTCGATACGTCAGAACGGACACATAAGCATTGCATGATGATGGAAAATTGCTGTTATGACTTCTTTGAGCTACTTACACTTAATATGGCACGACAAGGCTATTTTGGTGAAATTGTGCATGCTGAAGGTGCTTATATTCATAATTTGCTGAACCTAAATTTCAATAAGAATGCATATTGGAAGATGTGGCGTTTGAAAGAGAACGATAAAAGGAATGGAAATTTGTACCCGACACATGGTTTGGGTCCTGTTTGCCAGGTCATGAACATCAACCGGGGTGATAAAATGGATTACATGGTATCAATTTCAGGTAATGATTTTATGATGAGTGAAACAGCTAAAGAACTTGCGGCCAAAGATGACTTTTATAAACCTTTTGTAAATGAAACTTACCGTGGTAACATGAATACCACTTCGATCCGTACCAATAAGGGAAAAACCATTATGATACAGCATGATGTTACCTCACCCAATATTTATTCCAGAATTCATAAAATAAGCGGAACAAAAGGTTCTGCCTTGAAGTACCCGGTTCCGGGCCGGATTGCTAACGGTGGAGAAGATTGGCTATCTGAGCAGGAAGTAAAAGCATTAGGAGAAAAATACCAGCCTGAAATAGTAAAAAAGGTTGGCGAATTGGCTAAGGAAGTTGGTGGACATGGAGGCATGGACTTTCTAATGGATTGGCGTACGATTGATTGTCTTCGTAATGGATTACCATTTGACCAGGACGTGTATGATGCAGCTTTGTGGAGTGTTATCGCACCTTTAAGTGAACAGTCTGTAGCCCATCGTTCAAGTTCTGTGGATATACCTGATTTTACAAGAGGTTCATGGAAAACAAACAAAGCTATTGATATCCTACTCGATAAAGGAGGAGATACAAAAGTAAAATTATAGACAAGTAAAATTCAAGGTTGCATATTTTTAAAGATGTTGGTAACAGTTCCCCGACTTTTTTAATTAAAGCAAAAATCGAAACTTATGCAAGCGGAGATGAATCAAAAAGATAAAGCATTTGCATCAGTCATTGAAACCATTGGGAACACTCCTTTGGTTGAACTATCCCGGATCACCAAAGGGATAGATGGGCGTATTCTTGCAAAACTCGAATACCTCAATCCTGGATTTTCAAAGAAAGATCGTATTGCTCTTCAAATCATCGAAGATGCCGAGCGGGAACACAGACTAACTCCGGGTCAAACTGTAGTGGAGTTGACTAGCGGCAATACAGGCACAGGATTAGCAATAGTCTGCGGTATTAAGGGGTATCCCTTTGTAGCGGTAATGTCCAGAGGAAATTCTATGGAAAGGGCACGCATGATGTCTGCCTTTGGCGCTGAAGTTATTCTTGTTAACCAATTACCGGATTCTTTAACAGGACAAGTTTCTGGTGGAGATTTGGGTATGGTTGAACGTGAAACACAGCGTATTGTTGCCGAGCGCAATGCATTTCGTGCCGATCAATTTAAACTTGCAGGCAATTTTCGTGCTCATTATTTGCATACTGGGCCGGAAATCCTGCAACAATCCGGAGGCATCATTGATGCTTTCTGCGATTTTGTTGGGACAGGAGGCTCTTTTGCAGGATGTGCTGCATCTTTCAAAGAGTATAAACCGGCAATAAAGTGTTATGTAATTGAGCCGGATGGAGCGGCTGTACTTGCAGGTGAGCCTGTCACTTATCCTAATCATCGTATTCAGGGAGGTGGCTATTCTATGCCTGGGTTAATGATGCTTCGGCCAGAACACATTGATGGCTATTTAAAAGTTACAGATGCTGAATCTATTCAGATGACAAGAAGATTGGCGTATGAAGAAGGGATTTTTGCTGGATTCTCATCTGGGGCCAATGTTGCAGCAGCATTACATCTTCTTCAGACATCCTTTCGTGGAAAGACAATTGCTGTTATAATCTGTGACTCGGGCTTGAAATATTTAAGCACAGATTTATGGGTATAGTTTCAGAACTCAAGATTTAAATTGATTTTAGCATTTTGAGAACGCGAATATATATATATGTAAGTAATAAGAATAATATAAGATCGTATTTTGTTTATATGCTATAATATATGTGCATTTATCTCATTATGCGATAAATAATTTTGAAAACAAAAGAGATCGAAGCACTTGAACAACTTCATAAAAAGCAGTTTGAATAACACAACAAGGGAAACATAATTAATGTCTTCTTTTATCTAATCAAAGGCGGTCGATAATTGACTTGGCAAACATTTTTGATTTGCACTAAAGAACTACAGAACGTTGGTTTGATATTTGGGGAAGAAGCAGGATCGATTCCCTATCTATAATGCCTGGAAGAGGAGTGAAAACTCGCATAAGGGACTATTCGATAGAGGTTCCAAAGCAATTAGAGCTTCATAACCGCAACTTAATAAATGTATTTCTAACTTTAAAGTTCAACACAATATTATCATCTGCAAAAAGACTTTGCAGAATTTTTTAAAAGATACTGGGCTATAGCTGGAAAAGAATTCGACAATCGTTAAAAGGCAAAGGCTATCAAAATCAATTTGAACTTAAACAGAAACAAATTGAACGTCTTAAAGGATTGGAAGATAGCGGATATATTGACTTTTTTGGGTGATGAAAGTCATTTTTTTTTGATTATCATAATCATTTTGAAACGGAATTTAGGCTATAATGACCTTAATATTTGCATCCTCAAGTCGCTTTTTATCGCTTTCCAGAATTCCTGAATCAGTAATTACAATGTTAATTTTATCGAGCTTACAAATAAAAGCAAGGCTTTTCCGAAGGAATTTGGAAGAATCGGTTACAACAATTACTTCACGGGCAACTTCAATCATGATTTGATTCATGTAAGCCTCCTCAATGTTTGGTGTTGAAATGCCATTCGAAGGGTCAAAGCCATCAACGCCAAGAAATACTTTGTCGACATAGAAATTTTTAAGATTTCTTTCAGCTAGCGGGCCAATAAAGCATAATGAATTTTTACGTAATACTCCGCCGGGCATAATCAAATTGATATTTGTATTCGAAACCAATTGATTAGCGATATTTAAAGCATTGGTAATAATAGTTACATTATTCAACGATGTCGAAAGGTTTTTTACGATTTCGACTGTAGTTGTACCTGAATCGATTATTACAGTGTCAGAATCATTAATAAGCTTAGCCGCAACTTTGCCAATTCTGCTTTTTTCCGACATATTTATTTTGTTTTTTTCTCCCAGTTGCTGGTCAAAGCTTACTGTCTGATTTATACTCATAGCTCCACCACGTGCACGAACTAAAAGTTTTTTCATTTCAAGTTGTTCCAAATCATTACGGATAGTTACTTCACTAACACCGAATTCTTTGCTGAGATCGTTAACAAAAACCTGATCATGCGCAGAAAGCATCTGCATGATTTTCATCCGTCTTTCAACTGTGTTGTGCTGATTAATTTTTCCCATATACTTTTTTTAGTTCCGTTGGTTGCTCAAAACAAGGGAGTTTTTCAACTGATTGCAAAGATAGCCAATAATTTTTTTATCTACTGAATTCAATTGTATTACAAATATAAAACATATAAGGTAACGAAACTGATTTGACAACTAAAGAAAAGATAAAATAAATTTAAATGTAGTAAATTAAATGAAAAAAAAATATATATATTTGTAATGAAAGTAAACGAAAGAATATTTACAAAAATTACAACCAAGCCCTATGAATACGAATAAATCTTCCGATTCAGTTTTTTCGAAGCAGGATAAAACTTATACCGGGAAAGAGATTTGGAATCAGCCAGTATTGTGGCAAGAGATTTTTACCCAGGTCCAGCAGGAAAAACAATCTATCACTTCATTTTTAAATAAAGCACTCCAACACAATAATTTAAATATTGTTATTACAGGAGCTGGAACAAGTGCATTTATTGGTCTTTCTCTTTCTGGTATTTATGGCCGAAAATCAGGAAAACATGTGAATGCGGTTTCAACCACTGATCTGGTTACCCATCCTAACGATTATTTAAGCACTGACAGTCCGGTACTGTTAATATCATTTGCACGTTCAGGGAATAGTCCTGAAAGCGTTGCGGCTGTTAGCATTGCAGATCAGGTTTGTTCAAAAGTGTTCCACTTTATTATTACCTGCGACGAGAAAGGCGAATTGGCAAAATACGACACCTATTCGCCAAAATTTGTTTTTGTTCTTCCTGAAAATGCAAATGATAAAAGTCTGGCCATGACCGGTAGTTATTCAGGAATGCTGCTGGCCGGATTACTTATTGCAAGAATAAATGAAATTGATTCGCTGGCTCCGCAGGTCAACGTGCTTATTCAGTACGGTCAAAAATTACTTGGTCAATCAGAAATATTCAGAGAAATTGCCGAAATGAGTTTCGAAAGGGCTGTTTTTCTTGGATCGGGTCCTTTATTGGGAACAGCTACTGAATCTCATTTAAAATTGCAGGAACTTACCGATGGAAACATCATTTGCAAAAGAGATTCTTTTCTTGGGTTCAGACATGGGCCCAAAGCGGTTATCAATAACAAAACGCTTGTTTTTCTTCTCTTTTCGAATCAACAGTATGTCATTCAATACGAAACCGACCTCATTGAATCACTTCATGACGGACAACAACCTTTATATACAGTTGGACTAATTGAAAGCGGTACTTTAAAAGCAAAAATTGATCGCGTTTTTGTTCTGTCCGATAAAGGAAATCAGCTTGATGAGGAGTTTTTGCCGGTTTGTTTTATTCTTCCTGCCCAAATGATCGGGTTTTATAAATCGATCCAACTTGGATTGAATCCTGATTCGCCATCGTTAAGTGGCGCTATTAACAGGGTAGTAAAAGGTGTTTTAATTTATCCATACGAAAATAAAGATTGATGAATCATAAAATCAGGAATAAAGCTATTGCTCTGAATATCCCTCTCATGGACTACATACTGAAGAGAGTTGACGAATTATCGGAGCAGGATGGAATAAACAGGACAATCTTTGCTGCCTGTCCTAATTCTATCTCCGTGATTAAAGCTGCATTGCGGTCAGCCAAGCGCTGGAACAGCCCGGTGAAATTTGCCACAACGCTTAATCAGGTAGATATTGACAGAGGCTATACAAACCTCAACCAGAAGGAATTTTTCAATACGATTAAACTTGAAGCTGACCGACTTAATGTAGAAGTTCCGGTAATCGTTGCAGTCGATCATGGCGGACCCTGGCTCAAAGATCTTCATACGATTGAAAAATGGAGTTTTGAACGGTCGTTTGAAGCCGTTAAAAAATCATTTGAAGCTTCTGTGTCAGGTTGTTATGATCTTATTCATGTAGATCCGACCATAGATATAACACTTCCTTCAGGCCAGCTAATTGCCATTGAGACCGTTGCTGCACGAACGCTCGATTTGATTGAACACACCGAGAATTTTCGCCGGAAAGGCGGATTTCCGCGGATGGCATACGAAGTAGGCACCGAAGAAGTACATGGAGGGCTGGCCGATATGTCAACCTTTCGTAAGTTTCTTGATCTTCTTCAAAAAGGTCTTTCTGACCGGGGTCTGAAAGATGTTTGGCCATGTTTGGTAGTTGGCAAAGTGGGTACCGATTTACACACGACCACTTTCGATCCGAATGTAGCAAAAGAACTGACGAAAGTAGCACGCGAGTATGGAAGCGTCATTAAAGGTCATTATTCCGATGGTGTGACCAATCCCGAAGCCTATCCGCTTTCAGGAATGGGAGGTGCGAATGTTGGACCGGAATTTACCATTTCAGAATACGATGGATTAATGGAACTCGAAAAACTGGAAATACAATATTTTAATTCTGGTAAAATTGCACGTTGTTCTGATATAGGAGTGATTTTATATCAGGCTGTTGTACACTCAGGCCGTTGGAAAAAATGGATTCAGTCAGGAGAAGATGCTGCAAATTTTGAAAGCATTCGTTCTGAAAGAAAAGAATGGCTGATTAGTACAGGATGCAGATACATATGGCAAAATGCTGAAGTTTTAGCCGCTCGCGCACAATTATATTCTAACCTTGAAAACCGTGGAATACAGGCCGAAGGAATTGTGCTTTCAAATATCGAATGTGCCATGGATAAATACTTCGCGGCATTTAACCTAAAAAACCTGAACGATTTACTATAAAACAAAAACCAAGTATGAATACAAAACAAAAACCAGATGTTATAGTGTTAGGCGAACTTAATGTAGATATTATTCTGAACGGTATTGAACAATTCCCGAAAATGGGAAAAGAAATACTGGCAGAGAATATGAATCTCACGCTTGGAAGTTCATCTGCAATTTTTGCCAGCAACCTCAGCACATTAGGAACAAAAGTAGCTTTTATTGGCAAAATCGGAAAAGATGGTTTTGCTGCAGTTGTACTTGACAGTCTTCAGGAAAAAGGAGTTGACACTTCGAATATTATACAGTCGGATACATTAAATACAGGCGCAACCATTGTGCTGAATTACGATCAGGATCGTGCTATGGTGACTTATCCAGGTGCCATGGAAGACCTGAAACTGGAAGACATTGATTTTAGTTTCCTGTCAACAGCCCGGCACCTTCATTTTTCTTCTATTTTTCTGCAACCGGGCATCCGAGAAAGCTTACCCGCAATGTTTGCTAAAGCCAAATCACTTGGAATGACTACTTCGCTCGATCCACAATGGGATCCGGCTGAAAAATGGGAAGTAAACCTATATGAATTACTCCCGACACTCGATATTTTTCTTCCAAACAAAGCAGAGTTCTTTCTGCTGACAGGCACAGATTCATTGGAAGAAGGAATTGAAAAGATCAAAGTCATCGATCCTAATATCACTCTTATTATTAAGGATGGTGCTAATGGAGCCTATGCCTGGAAAGCTGGGAATCTCATACATCAGCCGGCTTACCTGAATACTGAAGTCGTTGATTGCATTGGTGCTGGTGACAGTTTCAATGCAGGTTTAATACATGCATTTATCAAAGGTTCATCATTGGAGAAATGCCT is a window from the Aquipluma nitroreducens genome containing:
- a CDS encoding Gfo/Idh/MocA family protein; translation: MNTRRSFIKTVSTGTALSTLTFSTVGATASRLISENLSGEKPIRIGIIGAENSHTVGYGKLFNIDKKFPGVELKYVWGETEEFAKESMTKGQIPYMVKDPLEMLGKIDALIVDHRHAKYHLKAAEPFVKAGIPTFIDKPFCYTVAEGKEFLEMAREAGTPVSSYSTIAHTDSTFDIVDQIKSLGEFNNIIRNGPADIESPYGGIFFYGVHLVQPLMYMFGEDIKVVKINKYGKKAGAVLIFESGLQANLVFNTLHYGWETYVETKKGIVELKSRVQESVPERCYRDMVEMFRTGKEPLSHESILKPIAVLEAMEKSVSSEKWEEVKM
- the nagA gene encoding N-acetylglucosamine-6-phosphate deacetylase, whose amino-acid sequence is MNYSFPHKIQQSIVLYLILTMNVSFAQTKIEGLLYLNKKPVSVEIKDGNIISVQQIDKYTDESNPVYIAPGLIDLQINGYMGIDFSDQNLNTEGIRKAVKALWKQGVTSFLPTLITADQEHLRNSFSILAKALDDEEIGLSVPGFHLEGPYISPEKGFRGAHLEKYIRKPDWNEFQELQKAAHNGIKLITVAPEIEGAISFIQKCSREGIVVSLGHHNGNAQQIKLATDAGASLSTHLGNGCANLIDRHNNPLWPQLADDRLSVSLIVDGFHLNQEEVQCFYKIKGINRTILISDALDLAGLEPGEYTRWERTVVLTPDVVKFPAENVLAGAASPITAGVSNMMNFTQCSLADAIQMASTNPARLIGLKNLGEIKPGMRADLIVFKMENSKIVIQKTIVAGKVVYSNH
- a CDS encoding MFS transporter — its product is MNMKEQTQSIGNYRYRILALVFMATTINYFDRSIVGVMAPTLQKLFDWTNKDYAAIMVSFKIAYGIGLLFMGSIIDRLGTKIGYTISIVVWSIFGMLHAVIRPAFSLIGFITARFGLGIGESGNFPAAIKTVAEWFPKKDRAFANGIFDASTSVGAILAPFIVGAIVSLEGDNWQIPFLITGALSALWVFLWMRTYQKPEEHPKLSKEELAYINSDSEEETTEKIPWLKLLPKRETWAFSLTTLTDGVWWFYLFWGAKFLAEQFGVDIKNIGLPFLIIFLMADAGSLLGGYSSGALIKKGWSINKARKITMLVCAIIILPVSLVPVITSKWIAVFLIGLAAAGHQSWSINGYTLVPDVFPKKAIASVIGIGKMIGVAVAIIADIALGAVLDTAGNSGYFWAFMIAGFSYILILGFVHLLMPKMTPLDDNLNYINNK
- a CDS encoding glucosamine-6-phosphate deaminase; this encodes MEIVILKNKQALGEIAAHRGAELIRKAILDGGMANIIVATGASQFEMLNELVKEDVDWSKVTAFHLDEYIGISEMHPASFRKYLKERFVDIVSPKMFHYVNGEINPDEECKILGNLISKHPIDVAFVGIGENSHLAFNDPPADFETEEAYLVVTLNEACRRQQLGEGWFPTISDVPEKAISMSIKQIMKSKAIICCVPDLRKAEAVKKTVEGSILPAIPASIMRCHEVVWLYLDKDSASMLS
- a CDS encoding acyltransferase family protein produces the protein MASSNSYKSDVLSVNATEASLDKNGLEKVIGMGVRLASLDFYRGLVMVLLMLEASGLYDHIFNMTTPGSFLHSIANQFKHYPWHGLHFWDLIQPAFMFIAGTAMAFSLTRQMTMGRSWNQQAKHAFKRSWWLFFWGVFDYAVRGDHLSFELWDVLTQLSFTMLVAFLVFRWKAGSQILLSIGLLILTEFLYRFIQIPGFDQPFTDQHNFGNYIDLILMNKINSGGWVAINCIPTAAHTIWGLVAGKWLLTKPDNKSKIAPVIILGALALLVGYGLDIAGITPIIKKIATSSFTLVSGGYCLLALAFLYFWIDVMKHTRFLPFFTIVGMNSIFIYLFFEIVVNRWLSDYINTIVNGVISPIGISQAAIAIIGALAIFMVEWYLCFWLYKKKIFFKL
- a CDS encoding Gfo/Idh/MocA family protein → MKNNRRDFLKITGLTGISLVGSRLFGNTAGLSSDMHESQDSGIQRFNMCGYSAPKINTVRVGFIGLGQRGPEHLKNMTKMEGVEIKALCDIRPEVVDSAKKSIEGSIHNPAIYTGNEEEWKKLCDRKDIDLVFIATPWDMHTPMAVYAMEQGKHVCLEVPAAVTIEECWQLVDTSERTHKHCMMMENCCYDFFELLTLNMARQGYFGEIVHAEGAYIHNLLNLNFNKNAYWKMWRLKENDKRNGNLYPTHGLGPVCQVMNINRGDKMDYMVSISGNDFMMSETAKELAAKDDFYKPFVNETYRGNMNTTSIRTNKGKTIMIQHDVTSPNIYSRIHKISGTKGSALKYPVPGRIANGGEDWLSEQEVKALGEKYQPEIVKKVGELAKEVGGHGGMDFLMDWRTIDCLRNGLPFDQDVYDAALWSVIAPLSEQSVAHRSSSVDIPDFTRGSWKTNKAIDILLDKGGDTKVKL